Proteins from one Anaerobranca californiensis DSM 14826 genomic window:
- a CDS encoding PLP-dependent aminotransferase family protein, which translates to MDEFLIKFSGKKSKYKELQEHIKHLIISGALPHHYKLPSIRKLANKLDVNPVTIVNCYKSLEREGYVYTISGGGTYVIADNNLTNLNEDFIDQSSTHNIKYDLASSSPSPLFFPVKTFKNLLNEVLERDGGFAFNYQESEGYLPLRQSLQSLLTEYKIKVSHHYIHVITGGQQGLDVIAKTLLQEGDYVFTEEPCYPGAIATFSSRGAKVIGIPIREKGIDLVILEKELKKYNPKFIYVMPDFQSPTGYLYDLTHRKKLLELANKYSFTIVEDDHFADLNYSQTKLPPLKALDINDNVIYIKSFSKVFMPGLRLALLVAPPLFNEPLQEAKQFSDISTSGFLQRTFDLYLRKGLWNEHVNKVKLIYQRRCQSMLSALERHFPSCVKFSKPQGGLSIWVQLPEILKAKELQKVALKKGISITIGDDFFIQRKENFFRLSFTNLSEKEIEKPIKELASIIKGML; encoded by the coding sequence ATGGATGAATTTCTAATTAAATTTAGTGGTAAGAAAAGTAAATATAAAGAATTACAAGAGCATATTAAACATCTGATTATTTCCGGGGCTTTACCCCACCATTATAAATTACCTTCTATTAGAAAGTTAGCAAATAAATTAGATGTCAATCCAGTTACAATAGTAAACTGTTATAAAAGTTTAGAAAGGGAAGGATATGTTTATACAATTTCAGGTGGAGGAACTTATGTAATTGCCGATAATAATTTGACAAATCTCAATGAAGATTTTATTGATCAATCTTCAACCCATAATATTAAATACGACCTTGCTTCCTCCTCCCCATCCCCCCTTTTTTTTCCTGTAAAGACATTTAAGAATTTATTAAATGAAGTCCTAGAAAGGGATGGAGGTTTTGCCTTCAATTATCAAGAATCAGAAGGCTACTTACCTTTAAGACAAAGTCTACAAAGTCTATTAACCGAATATAAGATAAAAGTATCCCATCATTACATCCATGTAATTACAGGTGGTCAACAAGGCCTTGATGTTATAGCTAAAACTTTATTACAAGAAGGGGACTATGTTTTTACCGAAGAACCATGTTATCCCGGTGCCATAGCGACTTTCTCTTCTAGGGGAGCTAAAGTTATCGGTATTCCCATTAGAGAAAAAGGAATTGACCTTGTAATTTTAGAAAAAGAATTAAAAAAATATAACCCTAAGTTTATCTACGTAATGCCGGATTTCCAAAGTCCTACAGGATATTTATATGATCTAACCCATAGAAAAAAATTGCTAGAATTAGCCAATAAATATTCCTTTACAATAGTTGAAGATGACCATTTTGCTGACTTAAACTATAGTCAAACAAAACTTCCACCTTTGAAGGCATTAGATATCAATGATAATGTGATCTATATAAAATCCTTTTCTAAAGTTTTTATGCCTGGTCTAAGATTAGCTTTACTTGTAGCTCCCCCATTATTCAATGAACCTTTACAAGAAGCAAAACAATTTTCCGATATCTCTACATCCGGTTTTTTACAGCGAACTTTTGATTTATATCTTAGAAAGGGATTATGGAATGAACATGTCAACAAAGTTAAACTAATCTATCAAAGACGGTGTCAAAGTATGCTCAGTGCTTTAGAGCGACACTTCCCCTCTTGTGTAAAATTTTCTAAACCCCAAGGGGGCTTATCGATTTGGGTTCAACTTCCTGAAATCCTTAAGGCAAAGGAATTGCAAAAAGTAGCGTTAAAAAAAGGTATTTCTATTACAATAGGAGATGATTTCTTTATCCAACGGAAGGAAAATTTCTTTAGACTAAGTTTTACTAATCTATCTGAAAAGGAAATTGAAAAACCCATCAAAGAACTGGCATCTATTATAAAAGGTATGTTATAA
- a CDS encoding DUF896 domain-containing protein, with protein MLSKEKIERINFLAKKQREHGLTAKEKEEQHQLRQEYVKAVKNQVKIALDNTKFVDEKGNEIKVNHKYRHNSCSCGCAHKH; from the coding sequence ATGTTATCAAAGGAAAAAATCGAAAGAATTAATTTCTTAGCTAAAAAACAGCGGGAACATGGTTTAACTGCTAAAGAAAAGGAAGAACAACACCAATTAAGACAAGAATATGTTAAAGCAGTGAAAAATCAAGTTAAAATTGCCTTAGACAACACAAAATTTGTAGATGAAAAAGGAAATGAAATTAAAGTAAACCATAAATATAGACATAATAGTTGTAGCTGTGGCTGTGCTCATAAACATTAA
- the malQ gene encoding 4-alpha-glucanotransferase: MLMFKRSSGILLHPTSLPSPHGIGDLGKGAYDFVDFLVASKQKLWQILPLGPTGFGDSPYQCFSAFAGNPLLISLDKLVQQGFLKEEDINPPKKFDDNHVEFGEVINFKFSVYKKAYNNFKKYATKVEKGKYENYCHNQREWLEDYALFMALKEYHKGAVWNTWDKSIAKREASALEYWQEKLKEEIGFQKFIQYIFYEQWMDLKSYANKNFIEVIGDIPIFVAFDSADVWSRPELFCLDEKGYPTEVAGVPPDYFSLTGQLWGNPLYNWDKMQEDDYRWWIDRFKVTLQLVDIVRLDHFRGFEAYWAVPYGEKTAVNGTWRKGPGADLFSSIEKALGKLPIIAEDLGFITKEVHQIREQFNFPGMKILQFAFDSKEESDVIPHKYEKNSVVYTGTHDNDTILGWFEKASPQDREYALKYAKSDGKDISWDIIQLALSTVCNIAIIPLQDLLSLGAEGRMNIPGTTSGNWTWRFKEGDLTENIAQRLATLTKLYGRY, translated from the coding sequence ATACTAATGTTTAAAAGATCGAGTGGTATTTTATTACATCCAACATCTTTGCCTAGCCCCCATGGTATAGGTGATTTAGGGAAAGGAGCCTACGATTTTGTTGATTTTTTAGTAGCTAGTAAACAAAAATTATGGCAAATTTTACCCCTTGGGCCTACAGGATTTGGCGATTCACCTTATCAATGTTTTTCTGCTTTCGCTGGAAATCCTCTGTTAATAAGTCTAGATAAATTAGTTCAACAGGGTTTCCTCAAGGAGGAAGATATAAATCCTCCTAAAAAATTCGATGATAACCACGTAGAATTCGGGGAAGTAATAAATTTTAAATTCTCTGTTTATAAAAAAGCCTATAATAATTTTAAAAAATATGCTACTAAAGTAGAAAAGGGGAAATATGAAAATTACTGCCATAATCAAAGGGAATGGTTAGAAGATTATGCATTGTTTATGGCATTGAAAGAATATCATAAAGGGGCTGTTTGGAATACTTGGGATAAATCAATAGCTAAAAGGGAAGCTAGTGCCTTAGAGTATTGGCAAGAAAAATTAAAAGAGGAAATAGGTTTTCAAAAGTTTATCCAATATATTTTTTATGAGCAATGGATGGATTTAAAGAGTTACGCTAATAAGAACTTTATAGAAGTTATTGGGGATATTCCTATTTTTGTTGCCTTTGACAGTGCCGATGTTTGGTCACGGCCAGAATTGTTTTGTTTAGATGAAAAAGGTTATCCTACTGAAGTAGCTGGAGTACCACCAGATTATTTTAGCCTTACAGGGCAATTATGGGGAAATCCACTATACAATTGGGATAAAATGCAAGAAGATGACTATAGATGGTGGATAGATAGATTTAAAGTGACGTTACAGTTAGTGGATATTGTTCGTTTAGATCATTTTCGGGGTTTTGAAGCATATTGGGCTGTTCCATATGGAGAAAAAACTGCCGTTAATGGAACTTGGAGAAAAGGGCCTGGTGCCGATTTATTTAGCAGTATAGAAAAGGCTTTAGGTAAATTGCCTATTATAGCGGAAGATTTAGGCTTTATTACTAAAGAAGTTCATCAGATTAGAGAACAATTTAATTTCCCAGGAATGAAAATTTTACAATTCGCCTTTGACTCTAAAGAAGAAAGTGATGTCATTCCCCATAAATATGAAAAAAATTCAGTAGTATATACAGGTACCCACGATAATGATACTATTTTAGGTTGGTTTGAAAAGGCTTCACCTCAGGATAGAGAATACGCATTAAAATATGCCAAAAGTGACGGGAAAGATATTTCTTGGGATATAATTCAGTTAGCTCTATCTACTGTTTGTAATATTGCAATAATCCCTCTACAAGACCTTTTAAGTCTTGGTGCTGAAGGAAGAATGAATATCCCAGGTACTACTAGTGGTAATTGGACATGGAGATTTAAAGAAGGTGATTTAACGGAAAATATAGCCCAGAGATTAGCTACACTTACAAAACTATATGGAAGATATTAA